In one Notolabrus celidotus isolate fNotCel1 chromosome 1, fNotCel1.pri, whole genome shotgun sequence genomic region, the following are encoded:
- the si:ch211-160o17.4 gene encoding homeodomain-interacting protein kinase 1 isoform X3: MSSQLQVFSPPSISSSAFCRVKKLKVESNVWDVSTTEAYGSIAGQAAYAFTPAMAVPPFAPSLVFPPAAPGSRGQVVVRAADSTGSLPRGSSRRVTEQATSSSYTHTETSSEARSHRHGQKRKVEEANEGSGSGCGSVQILEELSAPAATYSTRTGGGGGGTGQSIPHSAPTTKSSSSNGEGDYQLVQHEILCSVSCSYEVLEFLGRGTFGQVAKCWKRGTNEIVAIKILKNHPSYARQGQIEVGILNRLSAENADEYNFVRSYECFQHKGHTCLVFEMLEQNLYDFLKHSKFSPLPLRHIRPILQQVATALMKLKSLGLIHADLKPENIMLVDPLRQPYRVKVIDFGSASHVSKAVCSTYLQSRYYRAPEIILGLPFCEAIDMWSLGCVIAELFLGWPLYPGASEYDQIRYISQTQGLPAEYLLSAGTKTSRFFNRGPDSSYPLWRLKTPSEHEMEMGIKSKEARKYIFNCLDDMMQVNLSSHLEGTDMLAEKADRREFIDLLKRMLRLDADKRITPTKTLGHPFVTMSHLMDYPHSSHVKSCFQNMEICKRRSSYDNNKSLYSTNAVPSAAAGNLTVTFSSQLNQHNQVPSAGGAVPLLNYQPALYQQATINIPGLTQQSVPIPTRPAGLCSQTEPFQQTLIVCPPSTIQGLQPSSKSSSFPVRMENSVPIVPQNQTAQSLQIQPSLLTQAWPTGTQQILIPSSWQQVPGVAIHSSTHQSTVAESPMGTLDATTQQGHSWRSSTQARSQQERKKVKARRSENRNRGISTASLVGNNGVTPPSSSAVLSQPIIISDTPSPAVSIITIHSDTDTEDERKFHPASIGLSQRTNVISCVTVHDSDSSTASPMTPLPRTLNPAATVSSRQAKSLAVVAPSVKTQGSERGVASRGRVDTVNYMKPKRSSNRHPCSSGESMERHGLVPSQSHPLNLSQVQPVVSSSQERSHSDSSLRRQQTFPPAVTASHYNFPEVSTLASASAPGPSLYTFPASTALSSASQAMEQLLGRAHGSHGHSPSAYAATYTSSSSRRDSASRKDSVSTLLHGLPAAYQHQFATGSPYISVTPRAEAYSAYQLSPRRLTQYPYL, encoded by the exons ATGAGCTCCCAGCTGCAGGTCTTCTCCcccccctccatctcctccagtgCCTTTTGTCGTGTCAAGAAGCTGAAGGTGGAGAGCAATGTTTGGGACGTGTCCACTACAGAGGCGTACGGCTCCATAGCGGGCCAGGCAGCGTACGCTTTTACCCCCGCCATGGCTGTACCACCTTTTGCGCCATCCCTGGTCTTCCCCCCTGCAGCACCCGGTTCGAGAGGCCAAGTGGTGGTGCGGGCAGCTGACAGCACCGGTAGTCTTCCTCGTGGATCCAGCCGGCGAGTCACAGAACAGGCGACCTCGTCCTCCTACACGCACACCGAGACGTCCTCTGAAGCTAGGAGCCACAGGCACGGGCAGAAGAGAAAGGTCGAGGAGGCTAATGAAGGCAGTGGGAGTGGATGTGGCAGTGTGCAAATATTAGAGGAGCTCTCGGCTCCTGCTGCAACTTACTCCACCCGCACTggcgggggaggagggggaacaGGCCAGTCAATACCCCACTCTGCTCCAACTACAAAGAGCAGCAGCTCCAATGGTGAAGGCGACTATCAGTTGGTGCAGCACGAGATCCTCTGCTCCGTGTCCTGCAGCTACGAAGTGCTGGAGTTTCTGGGAAGAGGCACGTTTGGACAAGTCGCCAAATGCTGGAAGAGGGGTACAAATGAGATTGTGGCTATAAAGATCCTGAAGAACCATCCTTCCTATGCTCGCCAGGGGCAGATCGAG GTGGGCATCCTGAACCGGCTGAGTGCTGAGAACGCAGACGAGTACAACTTTGTGCGTTCATATGAATGCTTCCAACACAAAGGTCACACCTGCCTGGTGTTTGAGATGCTGGAACAGAACCTGTACGACTTTCTCAAGCACAGCAAGTTCAGCCCGCTCCCCCTGCGCCACATCAGACCCATTCTCCAGCAG gTGGCCACAGCGCTGATGAAACTGAAAAGCCTGGGTCTGATTCACGCAGATCTGAAGCCTGAGAACATCATGCTGGTTGACCCCCTCCGACAGCCTTACAGGGTGAAGGTCATTGACTTTGGCTCAGCTAGTCACGTGTCCAAAGCTGTCTGTTCCACCTACTTACAGTCTCGCTACTACAG GGCTCCAGAGATCATTTTGGGTCTGCCATTCTGTGAGGCCATCGACATGTGGTCTTTAGGCTGTGTGATTGCTGAGCTGTTTCTGGGTTGGCCTCTCTACCCTGGAGCCTCTGAGTACGACCAG ATCCGTTACATTTCTCAAACTCAAGGCCTGCCGGCTGAGTATTTGCTGAGTGCTGGCACCAAGACCAGTCGTTTCTTCAATCGAGGCCCTGATTCTAGCTACCCGCTCTGGAGGCTTAAG ACCCCTTCTGAGCATGAAATGGAGATGGGCATCAAGTCCAAGGAGGCCAGGAAGTACATCTTCAACTGTCTGGATGACATGATGCAG GTCAATCTGTCTTCTCATCTGGAAGGAACAGACATGTTGGCTGAGAAAGCCGACAGACGAGAGTTTATAGACCTGTTGAAGCGGATGCTGCGCCTGGATGCTGACAAAAGGATCACACCTACAAAGACTCTGGGTCACCCCTTTGTCACAATGAGCCACCTCATGGATTATCCCCACAGCTCCCA TGTGAAGTCCTGTTTCCAGAACATGGAGATCTGCAAGCGCCGGAGCTCCTATGATAACAACAAATCCCTGTACTCCACTAATGCAGTCCCCAGCGCTGCTGCGGGAAACCTCACCGTTACCTTTAGTAGCCAACTCAACCAGCATAACCAG GTGCCTTCTGCGGGGGGAGCGGTGCCTTTGCTAAATTACCAGCCAGCTCTGTACCAGCAGGCGACCATCAACATTCCCGGGCTGACTCAACAGAGTGTCCCAATCCCAACACGTCCTGCCGGGCTGTGTAGTCAGACAGAACCCTTCCAGCAGACTCTCATTGTCTGCCCTCCCTCCACTATTCAAG ggcTACAGCCATCTAGTAAGAGTTCCAGTTTCCCTGTGAGGATGGAGAACTCTGTACCAATAGTACCTCAGAACCAGACTGCTCAGTCGCTGCAGATTCAGCCAAGTTTGCTCACACAG GCCTGGCCTACTGGCACTCAACAGATCCTCATCCCATCATCATGGCAGCAGGTTCCAGGTGTGGCCATCCACAGCTCCACCCATCAGTCCACTGTGGCTGAATCACCAATGGGAACACTGGATGCAACCACGCAGCAGGGACACAGCTGGAG AAGCTCAACCCAAGCCAGGAGCcagcaggagaggaagaaagtgaAAGCCAGACgctcagaaaacagaaacag GGGTATATCTACTGCATCACTAGTCGGCAACAACGGTGTGACTCCGCCCAGCTCCAGTGCTGTGCTATCCCAGCCAATCATCATCTCTGACACGCCCAGCCCGGCTGTCAGCATCATCACCATTCACAGCGACACCGACACTGAGGATGAGCGCAAGTTCCATCCTGcaag CATTGGTCTGAGCCAGCGGACTAACGTCATCAGCTGTGTGACCGTGCACGACTCGGACTCGTCCACAGCCAGTCCCATGACTCCTCTGCCCCGCACTCTGAACCCAGCTGCCACCGTGTCGTCCCGCCAGGCAAAGTCTCTGGCAGTGGTGGCACCTTCAGTCAAAACCCAGGGTTCAGAAAGAGGAGTGGCTTCACGTGGACGCGTTGACACTG TGAACTACATGAAGCCTAAGAGGTCATCCAACAGACACCCCTGCAGCTCAGGGGAGAGCATGGAGCGTCATGGACTGGTACCCAGCCAGTCACACCCCTTGAACCTCAGTCAG GTTCAGCCAGTGGTCTCTTCATCTCAGGAGCGCTCTCACAGCGACTCGTCTTTGCGTCGCCAGCAGACGTTCCCTCCTGCAGTCACCGCCTCTCACTACAACTTCCCAGAGGTGTCGACCCTGGCCTCGGCCTCAGCCCCGGGCCCCAGCCTTTACACCTTCCCTGCCTCCACCGCCCTCTCCTCGGCCTCTCAGGCCATGGAGCAGCTGCTGGGCCGCGCTCACGGCAGCCACGGCCACTCCCCCTCTGCCTATGCAGCAACATAcacctcatcctcctccagGAGGGACTCGGCCAGCCGGAAGGACTCTGTCAGCACCCTGCTGCACGGCCTCCCCGCTGCCTACCAGCATCAGTTTGCCACTGGTTCCCCTTACATCAGTGTGACGCCGCGGGCTGAGGCGTACAGTGCCTACCAGCTCAGCCCTCGGCGCCTCACACAGTACCCGTATCTATAG
- the si:ch211-160o17.4 gene encoding homeodomain-interacting protein kinase 1 isoform X1 → MSSQLQVFSPPSISSSAFCRVKKLKVESNVWDVSTTEAYGSIAGQAAYAFTPAMAVPPFAPSLVFPPAAPGSRGQVVVRAADSTGSLPRGSSRRVTEQATSSSYTHTETSSEARSHRHGQKRKVEEANEGSGSGCGSVQILEELSAPAATYSTRTGGGGGGTGQSIPHSAPTTKSSSSNGEGDYQLVQHEILCSVSCSYEVLEFLGRGTFGQVAKCWKRGTNEIVAIKILKNHPSYARQGQIEVGILNRLSAENADEYNFVRSYECFQHKGHTCLVFEMLEQNLYDFLKHSKFSPLPLRHIRPILQQVATALMKLKSLGLIHADLKPENIMLVDPLRQPYRVKVIDFGSASHVSKAVCSTYLQSRYYRAPEIILGLPFCEAIDMWSLGCVIAELFLGWPLYPGASEYDQIRYISQTQGLPAEYLLSAGTKTSRFFNRGPDSSYPLWRLKTPSEHEMEMGIKSKEARKYIFNCLDDMMQVNLSSHLEGTDMLAEKADRREFIDLLKRMLRLDADKRITPTKTLGHPFVTMSHLMDYPHSSHVKSCFQNMEICKRRSSYDNNKSLYSTNAVPSAAAGNLTVTFSSQLNQHNQVPSAGGAVPLLNYQPALYQQATINIPGLTQQSVPIPTRPAGLCSQTEPFQQTLIVCPPSTIQGLQPSSKSSSFPVRMENSVPIVPQNQTAQSLQIQPSLLTQGSCTPLMVATLHPPSAGLAPQYSLPLGLGSGVGRPTLLEHTATVLAWPTGTQQILIPSSWQQVPGVAIHSSTHQSTVAESPMGTLDATTQQGHSWRSSTQARSQQERKKVKARRSENRNRGISTASLVGNNGVTPPSSSAVLSQPIIISDTPSPAVSIITIHSDTDTEDERKFHPASIGLSQRTNVISCVTVHDSDSSTASPMTPLPRTLNPAATVSSRQAKSLAVVAPSVKTQGSERGVASRGRVDTVNYMKPKRSSNRHPCSSGESMERHGLVPSQSHPLNLSQVQPVVSSSQERSHSDSSLRRQQTFPPAVTASHYNFPEVSTLASASAPGPSLYTFPASTALSSASQAMEQLLGRAHGSHGHSPSAYAATYTSSSSRRDSASRKDSVSTLLHGLPAAYQHQFATGSPYISVTPRAEAYSAYQLSPRRLTQYPYL, encoded by the exons ATGAGCTCCCAGCTGCAGGTCTTCTCCcccccctccatctcctccagtgCCTTTTGTCGTGTCAAGAAGCTGAAGGTGGAGAGCAATGTTTGGGACGTGTCCACTACAGAGGCGTACGGCTCCATAGCGGGCCAGGCAGCGTACGCTTTTACCCCCGCCATGGCTGTACCACCTTTTGCGCCATCCCTGGTCTTCCCCCCTGCAGCACCCGGTTCGAGAGGCCAAGTGGTGGTGCGGGCAGCTGACAGCACCGGTAGTCTTCCTCGTGGATCCAGCCGGCGAGTCACAGAACAGGCGACCTCGTCCTCCTACACGCACACCGAGACGTCCTCTGAAGCTAGGAGCCACAGGCACGGGCAGAAGAGAAAGGTCGAGGAGGCTAATGAAGGCAGTGGGAGTGGATGTGGCAGTGTGCAAATATTAGAGGAGCTCTCGGCTCCTGCTGCAACTTACTCCACCCGCACTggcgggggaggagggggaacaGGCCAGTCAATACCCCACTCTGCTCCAACTACAAAGAGCAGCAGCTCCAATGGTGAAGGCGACTATCAGTTGGTGCAGCACGAGATCCTCTGCTCCGTGTCCTGCAGCTACGAAGTGCTGGAGTTTCTGGGAAGAGGCACGTTTGGACAAGTCGCCAAATGCTGGAAGAGGGGTACAAATGAGATTGTGGCTATAAAGATCCTGAAGAACCATCCTTCCTATGCTCGCCAGGGGCAGATCGAG GTGGGCATCCTGAACCGGCTGAGTGCTGAGAACGCAGACGAGTACAACTTTGTGCGTTCATATGAATGCTTCCAACACAAAGGTCACACCTGCCTGGTGTTTGAGATGCTGGAACAGAACCTGTACGACTTTCTCAAGCACAGCAAGTTCAGCCCGCTCCCCCTGCGCCACATCAGACCCATTCTCCAGCAG gTGGCCACAGCGCTGATGAAACTGAAAAGCCTGGGTCTGATTCACGCAGATCTGAAGCCTGAGAACATCATGCTGGTTGACCCCCTCCGACAGCCTTACAGGGTGAAGGTCATTGACTTTGGCTCAGCTAGTCACGTGTCCAAAGCTGTCTGTTCCACCTACTTACAGTCTCGCTACTACAG GGCTCCAGAGATCATTTTGGGTCTGCCATTCTGTGAGGCCATCGACATGTGGTCTTTAGGCTGTGTGATTGCTGAGCTGTTTCTGGGTTGGCCTCTCTACCCTGGAGCCTCTGAGTACGACCAG ATCCGTTACATTTCTCAAACTCAAGGCCTGCCGGCTGAGTATTTGCTGAGTGCTGGCACCAAGACCAGTCGTTTCTTCAATCGAGGCCCTGATTCTAGCTACCCGCTCTGGAGGCTTAAG ACCCCTTCTGAGCATGAAATGGAGATGGGCATCAAGTCCAAGGAGGCCAGGAAGTACATCTTCAACTGTCTGGATGACATGATGCAG GTCAATCTGTCTTCTCATCTGGAAGGAACAGACATGTTGGCTGAGAAAGCCGACAGACGAGAGTTTATAGACCTGTTGAAGCGGATGCTGCGCCTGGATGCTGACAAAAGGATCACACCTACAAAGACTCTGGGTCACCCCTTTGTCACAATGAGCCACCTCATGGATTATCCCCACAGCTCCCA TGTGAAGTCCTGTTTCCAGAACATGGAGATCTGCAAGCGCCGGAGCTCCTATGATAACAACAAATCCCTGTACTCCACTAATGCAGTCCCCAGCGCTGCTGCGGGAAACCTCACCGTTACCTTTAGTAGCCAACTCAACCAGCATAACCAG GTGCCTTCTGCGGGGGGAGCGGTGCCTTTGCTAAATTACCAGCCAGCTCTGTACCAGCAGGCGACCATCAACATTCCCGGGCTGACTCAACAGAGTGTCCCAATCCCAACACGTCCTGCCGGGCTGTGTAGTCAGACAGAACCCTTCCAGCAGACTCTCATTGTCTGCCCTCCCTCCACTATTCAAG ggcTACAGCCATCTAGTAAGAGTTCCAGTTTCCCTGTGAGGATGGAGAACTCTGTACCAATAGTACCTCAGAACCAGACTGCTCAGTCGCTGCAGATTCAGCCAAGTTTGCTCACACAG GGTTCCTGCACACCCCTGATGGTTGCCACCCTGCACCCACCCTCAGCAGGCCTAGCCCCCCAGTACTCTCTGCCCCTTGGGCTGGGTAGCGGGGTGGGTCGGCCCACCCTCCTGGAGCACACAGCCACAGTGCTG GCCTGGCCTACTGGCACTCAACAGATCCTCATCCCATCATCATGGCAGCAGGTTCCAGGTGTGGCCATCCACAGCTCCACCCATCAGTCCACTGTGGCTGAATCACCAATGGGAACACTGGATGCAACCACGCAGCAGGGACACAGCTGGAG AAGCTCAACCCAAGCCAGGAGCcagcaggagaggaagaaagtgaAAGCCAGACgctcagaaaacagaaacag GGGTATATCTACTGCATCACTAGTCGGCAACAACGGTGTGACTCCGCCCAGCTCCAGTGCTGTGCTATCCCAGCCAATCATCATCTCTGACACGCCCAGCCCGGCTGTCAGCATCATCACCATTCACAGCGACACCGACACTGAGGATGAGCGCAAGTTCCATCCTGcaag CATTGGTCTGAGCCAGCGGACTAACGTCATCAGCTGTGTGACCGTGCACGACTCGGACTCGTCCACAGCCAGTCCCATGACTCCTCTGCCCCGCACTCTGAACCCAGCTGCCACCGTGTCGTCCCGCCAGGCAAAGTCTCTGGCAGTGGTGGCACCTTCAGTCAAAACCCAGGGTTCAGAAAGAGGAGTGGCTTCACGTGGACGCGTTGACACTG TGAACTACATGAAGCCTAAGAGGTCATCCAACAGACACCCCTGCAGCTCAGGGGAGAGCATGGAGCGTCATGGACTGGTACCCAGCCAGTCACACCCCTTGAACCTCAGTCAG GTTCAGCCAGTGGTCTCTTCATCTCAGGAGCGCTCTCACAGCGACTCGTCTTTGCGTCGCCAGCAGACGTTCCCTCCTGCAGTCACCGCCTCTCACTACAACTTCCCAGAGGTGTCGACCCTGGCCTCGGCCTCAGCCCCGGGCCCCAGCCTTTACACCTTCCCTGCCTCCACCGCCCTCTCCTCGGCCTCTCAGGCCATGGAGCAGCTGCTGGGCCGCGCTCACGGCAGCCACGGCCACTCCCCCTCTGCCTATGCAGCAACATAcacctcatcctcctccagGAGGGACTCGGCCAGCCGGAAGGACTCTGTCAGCACCCTGCTGCACGGCCTCCCCGCTGCCTACCAGCATCAGTTTGCCACTGGTTCCCCTTACATCAGTGTGACGCCGCGGGCTGAGGCGTACAGTGCCTACCAGCTCAGCCCTCGGCGCCTCACACAGTACCCGTATCTATAG
- the si:ch211-160o17.4 gene encoding homeodomain-interacting protein kinase 1 isoform X2, with translation MSSQLQVFSPPSISSSAFCRVKKLKVESNVWDVSTTEAYGSIAGQAAYAFTPAMAVPPFAPSLVFPPAAPGSRGQVVVRAADSTGSLPRGSSRRVTEQATSSSYTHTETSSEARSHRHGQKRKVEEANEGSGSGCGSVQILEELSAPAATYSTRTGGGGGGTGQSIPHSAPTTKSSSSNGEGDYQLVQHEILCSVSCSYEVLEFLGRGTFGQVAKCWKRGTNEIVAIKILKNHPSYARQGQIEVGILNRLSAENADEYNFVRSYECFQHKGHTCLVFEMLEQNLYDFLKHSKFSPLPLRHIRPILQQVATALMKLKSLGLIHADLKPENIMLVDPLRQPYRVKVIDFGSASHVSKAVCSTYLQSRYYRAPEIILGLPFCEAIDMWSLGCVIAELFLGWPLYPGASEYDQIRYISQTQGLPAEYLLSAGTKTSRFFNRGPDSSYPLWRLKTPSEHEMEMGIKSKEARKYIFNCLDDMMQVNLSSHLEGTDMLAEKADRREFIDLLKRMLRLDADKRITPTKTLGHPFVTMSHLMDYPHSSHVKSCFQNMEICKRRSSYDNNKSLYSTNAVPSAAAGNLTVTFSSQLNQHNQVPSAGGAVPLLNYQPALYQQATINIPGLTQQSVPIPTRPAGLCSQTEPFQQTLIVCPPSTIQGLQPSSKSSSFPVRMENSVPIVPQNQTAQSLQIQPSLLTQQAWPTGTQQILIPSSWQQVPGVAIHSSTHQSTVAESPMGTLDATTQQGHSWRSSTQARSQQERKKVKARRSENRNRGISTASLVGNNGVTPPSSSAVLSQPIIISDTPSPAVSIITIHSDTDTEDERKFHPASIGLSQRTNVISCVTVHDSDSSTASPMTPLPRTLNPAATVSSRQAKSLAVVAPSVKTQGSERGVASRGRVDTVNYMKPKRSSNRHPCSSGESMERHGLVPSQSHPLNLSQVQPVVSSSQERSHSDSSLRRQQTFPPAVTASHYNFPEVSTLASASAPGPSLYTFPASTALSSASQAMEQLLGRAHGSHGHSPSAYAATYTSSSSRRDSASRKDSVSTLLHGLPAAYQHQFATGSPYISVTPRAEAYSAYQLSPRRLTQYPYL, from the exons ATGAGCTCCCAGCTGCAGGTCTTCTCCcccccctccatctcctccagtgCCTTTTGTCGTGTCAAGAAGCTGAAGGTGGAGAGCAATGTTTGGGACGTGTCCACTACAGAGGCGTACGGCTCCATAGCGGGCCAGGCAGCGTACGCTTTTACCCCCGCCATGGCTGTACCACCTTTTGCGCCATCCCTGGTCTTCCCCCCTGCAGCACCCGGTTCGAGAGGCCAAGTGGTGGTGCGGGCAGCTGACAGCACCGGTAGTCTTCCTCGTGGATCCAGCCGGCGAGTCACAGAACAGGCGACCTCGTCCTCCTACACGCACACCGAGACGTCCTCTGAAGCTAGGAGCCACAGGCACGGGCAGAAGAGAAAGGTCGAGGAGGCTAATGAAGGCAGTGGGAGTGGATGTGGCAGTGTGCAAATATTAGAGGAGCTCTCGGCTCCTGCTGCAACTTACTCCACCCGCACTggcgggggaggagggggaacaGGCCAGTCAATACCCCACTCTGCTCCAACTACAAAGAGCAGCAGCTCCAATGGTGAAGGCGACTATCAGTTGGTGCAGCACGAGATCCTCTGCTCCGTGTCCTGCAGCTACGAAGTGCTGGAGTTTCTGGGAAGAGGCACGTTTGGACAAGTCGCCAAATGCTGGAAGAGGGGTACAAATGAGATTGTGGCTATAAAGATCCTGAAGAACCATCCTTCCTATGCTCGCCAGGGGCAGATCGAG GTGGGCATCCTGAACCGGCTGAGTGCTGAGAACGCAGACGAGTACAACTTTGTGCGTTCATATGAATGCTTCCAACACAAAGGTCACACCTGCCTGGTGTTTGAGATGCTGGAACAGAACCTGTACGACTTTCTCAAGCACAGCAAGTTCAGCCCGCTCCCCCTGCGCCACATCAGACCCATTCTCCAGCAG gTGGCCACAGCGCTGATGAAACTGAAAAGCCTGGGTCTGATTCACGCAGATCTGAAGCCTGAGAACATCATGCTGGTTGACCCCCTCCGACAGCCTTACAGGGTGAAGGTCATTGACTTTGGCTCAGCTAGTCACGTGTCCAAAGCTGTCTGTTCCACCTACTTACAGTCTCGCTACTACAG GGCTCCAGAGATCATTTTGGGTCTGCCATTCTGTGAGGCCATCGACATGTGGTCTTTAGGCTGTGTGATTGCTGAGCTGTTTCTGGGTTGGCCTCTCTACCCTGGAGCCTCTGAGTACGACCAG ATCCGTTACATTTCTCAAACTCAAGGCCTGCCGGCTGAGTATTTGCTGAGTGCTGGCACCAAGACCAGTCGTTTCTTCAATCGAGGCCCTGATTCTAGCTACCCGCTCTGGAGGCTTAAG ACCCCTTCTGAGCATGAAATGGAGATGGGCATCAAGTCCAAGGAGGCCAGGAAGTACATCTTCAACTGTCTGGATGACATGATGCAG GTCAATCTGTCTTCTCATCTGGAAGGAACAGACATGTTGGCTGAGAAAGCCGACAGACGAGAGTTTATAGACCTGTTGAAGCGGATGCTGCGCCTGGATGCTGACAAAAGGATCACACCTACAAAGACTCTGGGTCACCCCTTTGTCACAATGAGCCACCTCATGGATTATCCCCACAGCTCCCA TGTGAAGTCCTGTTTCCAGAACATGGAGATCTGCAAGCGCCGGAGCTCCTATGATAACAACAAATCCCTGTACTCCACTAATGCAGTCCCCAGCGCTGCTGCGGGAAACCTCACCGTTACCTTTAGTAGCCAACTCAACCAGCATAACCAG GTGCCTTCTGCGGGGGGAGCGGTGCCTTTGCTAAATTACCAGCCAGCTCTGTACCAGCAGGCGACCATCAACATTCCCGGGCTGACTCAACAGAGTGTCCCAATCCCAACACGTCCTGCCGGGCTGTGTAGTCAGACAGAACCCTTCCAGCAGACTCTCATTGTCTGCCCTCCCTCCACTATTCAAG ggcTACAGCCATCTAGTAAGAGTTCCAGTTTCCCTGTGAGGATGGAGAACTCTGTACCAATAGTACCTCAGAACCAGACTGCTCAGTCGCTGCAGATTCAGCCAAGTTTGCTCACACAG caGGCCTGGCCTACTGGCACTCAACAGATCCTCATCCCATCATCATGGCAGCAGGTTCCAGGTGTGGCCATCCACAGCTCCACCCATCAGTCCACTGTGGCTGAATCACCAATGGGAACACTGGATGCAACCACGCAGCAGGGACACAGCTGGAG AAGCTCAACCCAAGCCAGGAGCcagcaggagaggaagaaagtgaAAGCCAGACgctcagaaaacagaaacag GGGTATATCTACTGCATCACTAGTCGGCAACAACGGTGTGACTCCGCCCAGCTCCAGTGCTGTGCTATCCCAGCCAATCATCATCTCTGACACGCCCAGCCCGGCTGTCAGCATCATCACCATTCACAGCGACACCGACACTGAGGATGAGCGCAAGTTCCATCCTGcaag CATTGGTCTGAGCCAGCGGACTAACGTCATCAGCTGTGTGACCGTGCACGACTCGGACTCGTCCACAGCCAGTCCCATGACTCCTCTGCCCCGCACTCTGAACCCAGCTGCCACCGTGTCGTCCCGCCAGGCAAAGTCTCTGGCAGTGGTGGCACCTTCAGTCAAAACCCAGGGTTCAGAAAGAGGAGTGGCTTCACGTGGACGCGTTGACACTG TGAACTACATGAAGCCTAAGAGGTCATCCAACAGACACCCCTGCAGCTCAGGGGAGAGCATGGAGCGTCATGGACTGGTACCCAGCCAGTCACACCCCTTGAACCTCAGTCAG GTTCAGCCAGTGGTCTCTTCATCTCAGGAGCGCTCTCACAGCGACTCGTCTTTGCGTCGCCAGCAGACGTTCCCTCCTGCAGTCACCGCCTCTCACTACAACTTCCCAGAGGTGTCGACCCTGGCCTCGGCCTCAGCCCCGGGCCCCAGCCTTTACACCTTCCCTGCCTCCACCGCCCTCTCCTCGGCCTCTCAGGCCATGGAGCAGCTGCTGGGCCGCGCTCACGGCAGCCACGGCCACTCCCCCTCTGCCTATGCAGCAACATAcacctcatcctcctccagGAGGGACTCGGCCAGCCGGAAGGACTCTGTCAGCACCCTGCTGCACGGCCTCCCCGCTGCCTACCAGCATCAGTTTGCCACTGGTTCCCCTTACATCAGTGTGACGCCGCGGGCTGAGGCGTACAGTGCCTACCAGCTCAGCCCTCGGCGCCTCACACAGTACCCGTATCTATAG